A region from the Paenibacillus humicola genome encodes:
- a CDS encoding carbohydrate ABC transporter permease, whose amino-acid sequence MTMNRSKFQVKWFIHLLLAIGAFIMVVPFAWMILTSLKSIGEATQVPPAIFPRSYHWENYVNIFGTLPFMSFYWNTIVTTIAKTAGQLLFCSLAAYAFARIEFPGKNVLFIVLLSVLMVPQQTYQIPLYLIMVKMNWLNTLTALIVPGLTSAFGTFLLRQFFMSLPKDVEESAKIDGCNHFVIYYRILLPLAKPGLVSLAILTALWSWNDFLWPIIVNNSPDKMTLSAGLASLQGQYETDYPMLMAGSVLATAPMLILFIFLQRNFIEGIALSGTKG is encoded by the coding sequence ATGACGATGAACAGATCCAAATTCCAAGTCAAATGGTTCATTCATCTGCTGCTCGCCATCGGCGCGTTCATCATGGTCGTGCCGTTTGCCTGGATGATTCTGACCTCTCTCAAATCGATCGGCGAAGCGACGCAGGTTCCGCCGGCTATTTTCCCTCGCAGCTACCATTGGGAAAACTACGTGAACATTTTCGGCACGCTGCCGTTTATGTCGTTTTACTGGAATACGATCGTGACCACCATCGCCAAAACGGCCGGCCAGCTGCTCTTTTGTTCGCTGGCGGCGTATGCGTTCGCGCGGATTGAATTTCCGGGCAAAAACGTCCTCTTCATCGTGCTGCTGTCCGTGCTGATGGTGCCTCAGCAGACGTATCAAATTCCGCTTTACCTCATCATGGTGAAGATGAACTGGCTGAACACTTTGACGGCGCTGATCGTGCCCGGCTTGACGAGCGCCTTCGGAACGTTTTTGCTGCGGCAGTTTTTTATGTCCCTGCCCAAGGACGTCGAGGAATCCGCCAAAATCGACGGCTGCAATCATTTCGTCATTTATTACAGGATCCTGCTTCCGCTGGCCAAGCCCGGCTTGGTCTCGCTCGCAATCCTGACCGCGCTCTGGTCCTGGAACGATTTTTTGTGGCCCATCATCGTCAACAATTCGCCCGATAAAATGACCTTGTCGGCGGGCCTCGCCTCCTTGCAGGGACAGTACGAAACCGACTATCCGATGCTTATGGCCGGCTCGGTATTGGCCACAGCGCCGATGCTAATTCTTTTCATTTTTCTGCAAAGAAATTTCATTGAAGGGATTGCGCTCTCCGGCACGAAAGGATAA